The Marinilongibacter aquaticus genome has a window encoding:
- a CDS encoding ferritin has protein sequence MISKKMEQMLNEQYNKEIFSAHLYLSMCSYFLDRDLDGFANYFKVQSQEELMHAEKQFVYLHDVDGKITMQQIDAPPSEFHSTIDCFERTLAHEKEVTKGIYGLVKQALDEGDFATHTFLQWFVTEQVEEEASVKALLMKLKMIGDNTSALYLLNDELLKRTLTVSE, from the coding sequence ATGATCAGTAAGAAAATGGAGCAAATGCTCAACGAGCAATACAATAAGGAGATATTTTCGGCTCATTTGTACCTTTCAATGTGTTCTTATTTTCTAGACCGTGATTTAGACGGTTTTGCCAATTATTTCAAAGTGCAATCGCAAGAAGAGCTCATGCATGCTGAAAAGCAATTTGTGTACTTGCACGATGTAGATGGTAAGATCACCATGCAGCAAATTGATGCTCCACCGTCTGAATTTCATTCGACGATTGATTGTTTTGAGCGTACATTGGCTCACGAAAAGGAAGTGACAAAAGGCATTTACGGTTTGGTAAAGCAGGCATTGGATGAAGGCGATTTCGCGACACATACGTTTTTGCAGTGGTTTGTGACCGAACAGGTGGAGGAAGAGGCCAGTGTGAAAGCTTTGCTTATGAAATTGAAAATGATTGGAGACAATACATCTGCCTTGTATTTGTTGAACGATGAATTGCTGAAACGCACGCTGACAGTAAGCGAGTAA
- a CDS encoding tetratricopeptide repeat protein has translation MHKRIFLYFFCLFGIGSQPLSAQFLNDELAMQQTREALDKIYNFEFTEAEHELQPLYSKYKDHPVSHLLRATWLYWKYRPVAQNAVQAKAYLNELEKCIALGERLIRVPKYKAEATFYLLSAHGFISKFHHFNHDYIKAAFEAKNAYSYLKDGFDYMDVNPDFLFTSGLYQYYREQYPESHPQVKPIVYFFKEGNKAEGLVNMRRAVKVALFSQVEAADYLGGICLKYESRNREALQIYSNLHKKYPKNPDFLLRYIEVLAANGLFDDVQKNVGRLRSYSGSDYQVAYHLFKGEFDQHRGEFDLAKKEFLQCVELEPDGYHTDDMKAAAYLQLGKIAFSEKRYPAAKQYLKACLDLAGYKSTIAEAESIIKQL, from the coding sequence ATGCACAAAAGAATCTTTTTATACTTCTTCTGCTTATTCGGTATAGGTTCGCAACCGCTGTCGGCTCAATTTTTGAACGATGAATTGGCCATGCAACAAACTCGGGAAGCTCTGGATAAAATTTACAATTTCGAATTTACCGAAGCTGAACATGAGCTACAGCCCCTGTACTCGAAATACAAAGACCATCCGGTAAGTCATCTGCTCAGGGCAACCTGGCTTTATTGGAAATACCGGCCCGTTGCTCAAAATGCCGTACAGGCCAAGGCGTATCTGAACGAACTGGAAAAATGTATCGCACTTGGAGAGCGTTTGATTCGTGTTCCGAAATACAAAGCCGAGGCTACCTTTTACTTGTTGTCTGCTCATGGCTTCATCAGTAAATTTCACCATTTCAACCACGATTATATCAAGGCGGCCTTTGAAGCAAAAAATGCGTATTCCTATTTGAAGGACGGATTTGATTACATGGATGTGAATCCCGATTTTCTTTTTACTTCTGGGCTCTATCAATATTATCGTGAACAATATCCCGAATCGCATCCGCAAGTGAAACCGATAGTGTACTTTTTCAAGGAAGGCAATAAGGCCGAAGGTTTGGTGAATATGCGTAGAGCGGTCAAAGTGGCTCTTTTTTCGCAAGTGGAGGCGGCCGACTATTTGGGGGGGATTTGCCTCAAGTACGAATCGCGGAATCGTGAAGCATTGCAGATTTATTCTAACTTGCACAAAAAATACCCGAAGAATCCAGATTTCTTGCTCCGGTATATCGAGGTCTTGGCAGCAAATGGTCTCTTTGATGATGTCCAGAAAAATGTGGGGCGGTTGCGTTCCTATTCGGGAAGCGATTACCAAGTGGCATATCACCTTTTCAAAGGCGAGTTTGATCAGCATAGAGGTGAGTTTGACTTGGCGAAAAAGGAATTTCTGCAATGTGTCGAGCTTGAGCCCGATGGCTATCATACGGACGACATGAAAGCGGCGGCTTATTTGCAATTGGGTAAAATTGCTTTTTCTGAAAAACGGTATCCCGCTGCCAAGCAATACCTGAAAGCCTGTTTGGATTTGGCCGGATATAAGAGTACAATTGCCGAGGCAGAGTCAATCATAAAACAATTATAA
- a CDS encoding DUF4856 domain-containing protein, translated as MRKKLQSILLVAGLCTVLSACENSNENPEPVQVEMPENYSFQRNGTSTVNFSGQTERIRMAMELNTALKANETATASSLLEMFRNQTAEGGDADPFEDAALNAASKSIKEKVASSKDYFSANASESAILKGYFESWLTAQATEVFPNWNELATAGKAGQVADGTSVRYVGTQGYEYNQLVAKGLIGALMLDQIVNNYLSTAVLDEGTNREDNSQAIVVEGEQYTNMEHKWDEAYGYLFGNSATPENPDLSAGGRDDSFLNNYLRTVESDDDFSGITQEVYDAFKLGRAAIVAGDYSLRDAQADIIKENLSKVVAIRAVHYLLEGKEKIEQDNRSGAFHALSEGVGFAFSLRFTKNPSTNAPHLPSAEVAAFAQELFKGNGLWDVSPELLGQIASRISSEFGFTEEQAKD; from the coding sequence ATGCGTAAAAAACTACAATCCATTCTATTGGTTGCGGGCCTGTGTACAGTGCTTTCAGCTTGCGAAAACAGCAACGAAAATCCTGAGCCAGTTCAGGTAGAAATGCCAGAGAATTATTCTTTTCAACGTAACGGCACATCCACGGTCAATTTTTCGGGTCAAACAGAGCGTATCCGCATGGCGATGGAACTGAATACGGCCCTGAAAGCCAATGAAACTGCCACCGCCAGTTCATTGCTTGAGATGTTCCGTAACCAAACTGCAGAGGGCGGTGATGCCGATCCGTTCGAAGACGCGGCATTGAACGCGGCAAGCAAAAGTATAAAAGAAAAAGTGGCCAGTTCGAAAGATTATTTTTCGGCAAATGCTTCAGAGTCTGCTATTCTGAAAGGCTATTTCGAATCGTGGTTGACGGCCCAAGCCACTGAAGTTTTTCCGAATTGGAATGAGCTTGCGACGGCAGGAAAAGCTGGACAAGTGGCCGACGGCACCTCGGTTCGTTATGTGGGTACACAGGGCTACGAATACAACCAACTTGTGGCCAAAGGACTTATTGGAGCCTTGATGTTGGATCAAATTGTGAACAATTACTTGAGTACGGCCGTACTCGATGAAGGGACCAACAGAGAAGACAACAGTCAGGCTATAGTGGTGGAAGGCGAGCAATACACCAACATGGAGCACAAGTGGGACGAAGCCTACGGTTATTTGTTCGGGAATTCCGCTACGCCAGAAAATCCGGATTTATCGGCTGGTGGAAGAGACGACTCGTTTTTGAACAACTATTTACGCACTGTGGAAAGCGACGACGATTTCAGCGGAATTACGCAAGAGGTCTACGATGCCTTTAAATTGGGAAGAGCTGCAATTGTAGCGGGCGACTATTCGCTTCGCGATGCCCAAGCGGACATCATCAAGGAAAACTTATCGAAAGTGGTCGCTATTCGGGCGGTACACTATCTGTTGGAAGGAAAGGAGAAGATCGAACAAGATAACCGTTCAGGTGCTTTTCATGCCCTTTCGGAAGGCGTAGGTTTTGCCTTTAGCCTACGGTTTACAAAAAATCCGAGCACGAATGCACCTCATCTGCCCTCTGCCGAAGTGGCGGCATTTGCTCAAGAATTATTCAAAGGAAATGGCCTTTGGGATGTTAGTCCCGAATTGCTGGGCCAGATAGCGAGCCGAATAAGTTCAGAGTTCGGCTTTACAGAAGAACAAGCAAAAGACTAA
- a CDS encoding imelysin family protein, translating into MIIKEMFSQEKTKLFRFASFILFAVLVFSCSSDSSGDEPGAQTDDFDRAEMLVFWADQIIIPAYENYRATLVDLNTAAESLDTVDDLKTLQEKWRAAYLAWQGVSMFDIGKAESNGIKVFSNTYPTDAEQIELNIGEGSYNLELPSRKAEQGLPALDYLINSRTLSDEQILEQFDANRQSYIKALTERLLNLCDQVLEDWTTGDFRSKFIANKGSSSTSSVDKVVNDFLYDFEKYTRAGKVGIPAGVFSSLPIPTASEAYYSGERSKELLLESIKAAKGFFEGDSWIVLGGGPSLKAYLDDLGAQKDGQNLSELILANFNEAENLTAGLSSDFADQIEADNTKMLALYDVLQKNVVLIKVDAMQAMNIQVDYVDADGD; encoded by the coding sequence ATGATTATAAAAGAGATGTTTAGCCAAGAGAAAACAAAATTGTTTCGGTTTGCCAGTTTTATACTTTTCGCCGTGTTGGTGTTTTCGTGTAGCTCCGACAGTTCGGGTGATGAGCCAGGAGCACAAACCGATGATTTTGATAGAGCGGAGATGCTTGTCTTTTGGGCTGATCAGATCATTATTCCTGCCTACGAAAATTACCGTGCCACGTTGGTAGACTTAAACACCGCTGCAGAGAGTTTGGATACGGTGGATGATTTGAAAACCTTGCAAGAAAAGTGGCGGGCTGCGTATTTGGCTTGGCAGGGCGTCTCTATGTTTGATATCGGCAAAGCCGAATCGAACGGCATCAAGGTTTTTTCCAATACTTACCCCACAGATGCGGAACAAATAGAATTGAATATTGGAGAAGGCAGCTACAATTTGGAACTGCCTAGTCGCAAAGCCGAACAAGGCCTACCGGCTCTAGATTATTTGATCAACAGCCGCACGCTTAGCGACGAGCAGATTTTAGAGCAGTTTGATGCCAACCGCCAGTCGTATATCAAAGCCCTGACAGAGCGTTTGCTGAACCTTTGTGATCAGGTTTTGGAGGATTGGACAACAGGAGATTTCCGAAGCAAATTCATAGCCAATAAGGGTTCATCTTCCACGAGTTCGGTGGATAAAGTGGTCAACGATTTTCTCTACGATTTCGAAAAATATACCCGTGCAGGCAAGGTGGGTATTCCTGCAGGTGTGTTTTCATCTTTGCCCATTCCTACGGCGAGCGAAGCTTATTATTCTGGAGAACGTTCAAAAGAGCTTTTACTTGAATCGATCAAAGCGGCCAAAGGCTTTTTTGAGGGTGATTCTTGGATTGTACTTGGAGGTGGGCCGAGCCTCAAAGCTTATCTCGACGATTTGGGAGCCCAAAAGGATGGCCAAAATTTGAGCGAGCTCATTCTAGCAAACTTCAATGAAGCCGAGAACCTTACCGCGGGGCTTTCCAGCGATTTTGCAGACCAGATAGAGGCGGACAATACGAAAATGCTGGCCCTGTACGACGTCTTGCAGAAAAATGTGGTGCTTATAAAAGTGGATGCCATGCAGGCCATGAATATTCAAGTAGATTATGTAGATGCAGACGGTGATTGA
- a CDS encoding HTTM domain-containing protein, whose protein sequence is MQTVIDKLGSYLNAKTSAAPLAAFRFIFGLMMCISLIRFWANGWIEKLYIEPSFHFHYYGFAWVRPFGPYTYLLFVVCGLAALAVALGYFYRLAITVFFLSFTYIELLDKTTYLNHYYFISCVSFLLLFLPAASYFSLDAKRQPKQSRNTVKKWHIDSIKLLLGLVYFYAGIAKIQPDWLYEALPLKIWLPSKFDIPVLGFWLQKTWVAYFFSWAGMLYDICIPFLLLNRRTRPFAFLLVVVFHVLTRILFPIGMFPFIMIVSTLIFFEPAFHEKLLHRISERLRNWIPLSASSRAFDTPKDRLAFLCVGIFMLFQILFPFRYLGYPGKLFWNEEGYRFSWRVMLMEKTGLANFKVFDKKTNKGFYIHNQDFLTVFQEKQMSTQADFMLEFAHYLGDYYKMKGIEDPAVYLESYVSLNGKGSRQFADPNQDLLLVRDSFQHKNWILSFDE, encoded by the coding sequence ATGCAGACGGTGATTGACAAACTCGGATCATATTTGAATGCGAAAACCTCGGCAGCTCCTTTGGCTGCCTTTCGCTTTATATTTGGTTTGATGATGTGCATCAGTTTGATACGTTTTTGGGCAAACGGCTGGATAGAAAAGCTGTACATTGAGCCCTCTTTTCATTTTCATTATTACGGTTTTGCGTGGGTCAGGCCTTTTGGACCGTACACGTATCTGCTTTTTGTGGTTTGCGGATTGGCGGCCTTGGCCGTAGCCTTGGGTTATTTTTATCGCCTCGCCATCACTGTTTTCTTTCTGAGCTTCACCTATATCGAACTGCTCGACAAAACCACTTACCTCAATCATTATTATTTCATTTCTTGTGTAAGTTTCTTATTGCTCTTTCTTCCGGCAGCATCCTATTTTTCATTGGATGCCAAAAGGCAACCGAAACAAAGCAGGAATACCGTTAAGAAATGGCATATCGACAGCATAAAGTTGCTTTTGGGCCTAGTGTATTTTTATGCAGGTATAGCCAAAATACAGCCCGATTGGCTTTATGAAGCTTTGCCTTTGAAGATTTGGCTTCCTTCGAAATTTGATATTCCAGTATTGGGTTTTTGGCTGCAAAAAACGTGGGTGGCCTATTTTTTCAGTTGGGCTGGCATGCTTTACGATATCTGCATTCCTTTTCTTTTGTTGAACAGAAGAACGAGACCTTTCGCTTTTTTGCTGGTCGTGGTATTTCATGTACTCACACGCATCCTTTTTCCGATTGGTATGTTTCCTTTCATCATGATCGTGAGCACTTTGATTTTCTTCGAACCTGCTTTTCATGAAAAACTATTGCATCGGATTTCTGAAAGGCTCAGGAATTGGATTCCGTTGAGTGCAAGCTCTCGAGCTTTTGACACGCCAAAAGATAGATTGGCCTTCCTTTGCGTGGGTATTTTTATGTTGTTTCAAATTCTTTTTCCTTTTCGCTATTTGGGCTATCCTGGCAAATTGTTCTGGAATGAAGAAGGCTATCGTTTTTCGTGGCGAGTGATGCTGATGGAGAAAACAGGCTTGGCCAATTTTAAAGTATTCGACAAGAAAACGAATAAGGGATTTTACATACATAATCAGGATTTCTTGACGGTTTTTCAGGAAAAGCAGATGAGTACACAGGCCGATTTCATGCTCGAGTTTGCCCATTATTTAGGAGATTATTACAAAATGAAAGGGATTGAAGACCCTGCAGTGTATTTAGAAAGTTATGTATCACTCAATGGAAAGGGGAGTCGCCAATTTGCCGACCCAAACCAAGATTTGCTTTTGGTTCGCGACTCTTTTCAACATAAAAACTGGATTTTATCTTTCGATGAATAG
- a CDS encoding TonB-dependent receptor, with product MNRIVQCILLVFLSLGSSFGQSTFTGRVIDRESKKGIAEAEIFIGGQEFKVDSLGQFSCEGLYKGHHELVIFTYDYKTLRTAVDLPISAPMLFELEHFNEALSEVVIRTKREENFALKRLKPIEGTAIYAGKKSEVVLLDQLVANTAANNARQIYGQVVGLNIYESNDGGLQLSIGGRGLNPNRTANFNTRQNGYDISADVLGYPESYYTPPAEALSEVQVVRGAASLQYGTQFGGLINFKLKKPNPHKKIEWLSRQTLGSFGLFTSFNSLSGTLGKFSYYTYFNYKTGNGYRENSDFDSENFYAFLNYKFSEKTELSFEITYLDYLAQQAGGLTDQMFVENPKQSNRTRNWFGVDWRLYALKFSHRFGEQTDFSLNIFGLDAERNALGFRGVPGNLNSNPISDLDEQNETGDFIYPRDLIKGTFNNWGMEGRVLHKYKIAGLDAAALFGAKLYKANNTSTQGAGSSGTGADFKFRNIDYPDYPNQSDFVYPNFNLAIFGEHIFHLGPKISLTPGLRFEQIRTESKGEYQQVVFDNAGNPIANRKLTDNQNLPRKFVLAGIGLEYKPNDLNSMYANISQNYRSVTFSDIRTVNPTFKIDPGIKDEKGFTADFGFRGNYKQKLSYDVGGFGLLYANRIGIVLDDRANRIRKNIGKAFIYGFESLIDWNIANTFLPSNYQTRLNWFVNLALTDSKYLESEERNVKGKKVEFIPLVNLKTGLRYGYKNLFLSAQWTYLSQQFTDVQNSRIPDEGDLKSGLVGEIPAYSILDISSSYSFKNVKLEAGLNNALNRAYFTRRATGYPGPGIIPSDGRAFYVTLQFRL from the coding sequence ATGAATAGAATTGTACAATGCATATTGCTTGTTTTTCTCAGCCTTGGTTCAAGTTTTGGGCAATCGACCTTTACGGGGCGAGTAATTGATCGCGAGTCGAAAAAGGGTATTGCAGAAGCCGAAATTTTCATTGGAGGGCAGGAATTCAAAGTCGATTCTCTGGGACAATTTTCTTGCGAAGGGCTTTACAAAGGGCATCATGAACTCGTGATTTTCACTTACGATTACAAGACTTTGCGTACCGCCGTGGATTTGCCAATCTCGGCTCCAATGCTTTTCGAATTGGAGCATTTCAATGAAGCTCTTTCCGAAGTGGTGATCCGCACAAAACGCGAGGAAAATTTTGCTCTGAAAAGGCTGAAACCTATCGAAGGTACCGCCATTTATGCAGGAAAGAAGAGTGAGGTGGTTTTGCTTGATCAATTGGTGGCGAATACGGCGGCCAACAATGCCCGACAGATTTATGGACAGGTGGTGGGCTTGAACATCTACGAGAGCAACGACGGCGGGCTGCAGTTGAGCATTGGCGGGCGAGGCCTGAATCCCAACCGTACGGCAAATTTCAATACACGCCAGAATGGGTATGACATTTCGGCCGATGTGTTGGGTTATCCCGAAAGTTATTATACGCCGCCCGCCGAAGCTTTGAGCGAGGTGCAGGTGGTGCGTGGTGCGGCTTCTTTGCAGTACGGCACGCAATTTGGCGGGCTTATCAACTTCAAATTGAAAAAGCCCAATCCGCACAAAAAAATTGAGTGGCTTTCACGACAAACCTTGGGCTCTTTTGGGCTTTTTACAAGCTTCAATAGCCTGTCGGGCACTTTAGGTAAATTCAGTTATTACACCTATTTCAATTACAAGACAGGAAATGGATACCGAGAAAATTCGGATTTTGATTCGGAAAATTTCTACGCCTTTCTGAATTATAAATTTTCCGAGAAAACAGAGCTTTCTTTTGAAATTACGTATTTGGACTATTTGGCCCAACAAGCTGGCGGATTGACTGACCAAATGTTTGTCGAAAATCCGAAACAAAGCAACAGAACGCGAAATTGGTTTGGGGTAGATTGGCGTTTGTACGCCCTGAAATTCAGTCATCGTTTTGGCGAACAAACCGATTTCAGTTTGAATATTTTCGGACTTGATGCGGAACGCAATGCCCTGGGTTTTCGTGGGGTGCCGGGCAATTTAAACAGCAATCCAATCAGTGATTTGGATGAGCAGAACGAAACGGGAGATTTCATTTATCCCCGCGATTTGATTAAAGGAACCTTCAACAACTGGGGAATGGAGGGGCGTGTATTGCACAAATACAAAATTGCGGGATTGGATGCGGCGGCTCTTTTTGGGGCCAAGCTGTACAAGGCCAACAATACATCGACTCAAGGTGCGGGAAGCAGCGGTACAGGGGCTGATTTCAAATTCAGAAATATCGATTACCCCGATTATCCCAATCAATCGGATTTTGTGTATCCGAACTTCAATTTGGCGATTTTCGGAGAGCACATCTTTCATTTAGGCCCCAAAATTTCGCTTACTCCTGGGCTTCGTTTCGAACAAATTAGAACCGAGAGTAAAGGGGAGTACCAACAGGTTGTATTCGACAATGCGGGCAATCCGATTGCCAACAGGAAACTTACGGACAACCAAAATTTGCCACGAAAATTTGTGCTGGCCGGGATTGGTTTGGAATACAAACCGAATGACCTGAACAGCATGTACGCCAATATCTCGCAAAATTACCGCTCGGTGACATTTAGCGATATTCGCACGGTCAACCCGACTTTTAAAATCGATCCAGGAATAAAAGACGAAAAGGGTTTTACGGCCGATTTTGGCTTTAGGGGAAATTACAAACAGAAGCTTTCGTATGATGTGGGCGGCTTTGGACTGTTGTATGCCAACCGCATCGGAATTGTATTGGACGATAGGGCCAATCGTATTCGGAAAAACATCGGTAAAGCTTTCATTTACGGTTTTGAATCTTTGATAGACTGGAATATTGCCAATACTTTCTTGCCTTCGAACTACCAAACCAGACTCAATTGGTTTGTGAACTTGGCCCTCACGGATTCAAAATATTTGGAGTCGGAAGAACGAAACGTAAAAGGGAAAAAAGTGGAGTTTATTCCCTTGGTCAATCTGAAAACGGGATTGCGATACGGCTATAAAAATTTGTTTCTTTCTGCTCAATGGACATACTTGTCGCAGCAGTTTACGGATGTACAGAACTCAAGAATACCAGACGAAGGCGACCTGAAGAGTGGGTTGGTAGGCGAAATTCCGGCTTATTCCATTCTGGATATTTCGTCGTCGTATTCCTTCAAAAATGTAAAATTGGAAGCGGGCCTAAACAATGCCTTGAATCGGGCTTACTTCACACGACGAGCTACGGGCTACCCGGGCCCGGGAATCATTCCGTCGGATGGACGAGCATTTTATGTGACATTACAATTCAGATTATAG
- a CDS encoding dihydroorotase — protein MQDLLIKNGLIVNEGKILPADIRVKEGRIERIDRDISPKANELLIDAAEKYVLPGVIDDQVHFREPGLTHKASIYTEARAAVAGGTTSFMEMPNTVPNALTQDLLQDKYDIAEKVSLANYSFYMGASNDNYDEVMRTDLKEVCGLKIFMGSSTGNMLVDSESTLSKLFGSFPGLIATHCEDEATVRGNMEKYKALYAGKEVPYDIHALVRNEEGCYISSSMAVALAKKHKTRLHILHISSSEEIDLFDNQTPLAEKHITAEVCVHHLWFDAEDYKEKGTQIKCNPAIKHDHRENLFQALLDNHFDVIATDHAPHQWEEKQKDYWSAPSGLPLVQHSLLAMLDFYKKGKISLERIVEKMAHAPAVCFKVKERGYIREGYWADLAIVDLAANTPVTNESVYYKCGWTPFAGHQFGSRVTDTIVSGHWVYSNGKFNEEKNGLRLKFNH, from the coding sequence ATGCAAGATTTATTGATAAAAAATGGCCTAATAGTAAACGAGGGTAAGATATTGCCCGCGGATATACGGGTGAAAGAAGGGAGGATCGAGAGAATTGATCGTGATATTTCACCAAAGGCTAACGAGCTGTTGATAGATGCAGCAGAAAAATATGTGCTGCCGGGTGTGATCGACGATCAGGTGCATTTTAGAGAGCCGGGGCTTACGCACAAGGCAAGTATTTATACCGAAGCGAGGGCGGCTGTGGCTGGAGGAACCACCAGTTTCATGGAAATGCCGAATACGGTACCGAATGCCTTGACGCAAGACTTGTTACAAGACAAATACGATATTGCTGAAAAGGTGTCATTGGCCAATTACTCCTTTTATATGGGAGCCTCAAACGACAATTACGATGAGGTAATGCGTACTGACTTGAAAGAAGTGTGCGGCTTGAAAATATTCATGGGCAGTTCGACAGGAAACATGTTGGTGGATAGTGAAAGTACGCTTTCAAAACTTTTTGGAAGCTTTCCTGGGCTCATTGCTACCCATTGCGAAGATGAGGCGACCGTTCGCGGAAATATGGAAAAATACAAAGCACTGTATGCGGGAAAGGAAGTGCCCTATGATATTCATGCCTTGGTACGAAACGAAGAGGGCTGTTATATTTCTTCCTCGATGGCGGTAGCTTTGGCCAAAAAGCATAAAACGCGATTGCACATTTTACATATTTCTTCCAGCGAGGAAATCGACTTGTTCGACAATCAGACCCCGTTGGCAGAGAAGCACATCACAGCAGAGGTTTGTGTGCACCATCTGTGGTTCGATGCCGAAGATTATAAAGAAAAAGGAACGCAGATAAAGTGCAACCCCGCCATAAAGCACGACCACCGAGAAAACCTTTTCCAAGCTCTATTAGACAATCATTTCGATGTGATTGCCACCGATCATGCCCCTCATCAGTGGGAAGAAAAGCAAAAGGACTATTGGTCGGCTCCTTCGGGTTTGCCATTGGTTCAGCACAGTCTTTTGGCCATGCTCGATTTCTACAAGAAAGGAAAAATAAGTTTAGAGCGGATAGTGGAGAAAATGGCCCATGCTCCGGCCGTTTGTTTCAAAGTGAAAGAGCGGGGATATATAAGAGAGGGCTACTGGGCCGATTTGGCGATTGTTGATTTGGCAGCCAATACACCGGTGACAAACGAAAGCGTATATTATAAATGCGGATGGACGCCCTTTGCGGGGCATCAATTTGGTAGCCGTGTTACAGACACCATCGTGTCTGGGCATTGGGTTTATTCAAACGGGAAATTCAATGAAGAAAAGAATGGTTTAAGATTGAAATTCAACCATTAG
- a CDS encoding 4-hydroxy-3-methylbut-2-enyl diphosphate reductase yields the protein MKKFEIPEFYKSEIIGGIKERRRKEDKMKKDFSPTELDFGPVRFFIARHFGFCYGVENAVEIAYKVLDEQPNKRIFLLSEMIHNPEVNSDLLSRGVRFIMDTQGQNLIDWSELRPEDIVIVPAFGTTLEIQQKLAALQIDPYSFDTTCPFVEKVWNRASQIGERGYTVIVHGKPKHEETRATFSHSQSHTPTVVVKNLSEAQKLAGYIRKEKGKAEFYTEFEGQFSEGFDPEKDLEKIGVVNQTTMLAAETQEIADYLKKEIMEHYKISEELSPLHFANTRDTLCYATNDNQEATKALIEQKADLAIVVGGYNSSNTSHLVELCEESHKTYFVGSAESLISSQEIEHFDLQNKKIIRSSNYIPEQNKVTILLTCGASCPDAVMERVLLKIVDFFDNTRPLDDVISK from the coding sequence ATGAAAAAATTTGAGATTCCCGAGTTCTATAAGAGTGAAATCATAGGCGGGATAAAGGAAAGACGAAGAAAAGAAGACAAAATGAAAAAAGACTTCAGCCCGACTGAGCTCGATTTCGGCCCTGTCCGCTTTTTTATCGCCCGTCATTTCGGTTTTTGTTATGGTGTTGAAAATGCAGTGGAGATCGCTTACAAAGTGCTCGACGAGCAACCCAACAAGCGTATTTTTCTTTTGAGCGAAATGATTCACAACCCCGAAGTTAACAGCGATTTGCTTTCACGCGGGGTCCGGTTTATAATGGATACGCAAGGCCAAAACCTTATCGATTGGTCTGAATTGCGTCCTGAGGATATTGTGATCGTGCCTGCTTTCGGCACAACCCTCGAAATACAGCAGAAATTGGCCGCACTTCAAATCGATCCCTATTCATTCGACACCACTTGCCCATTCGTCGAAAAAGTTTGGAATCGGGCTTCTCAAATTGGCGAACGCGGCTACACGGTAATTGTACACGGCAAACCCAAACACGAAGAAACGCGGGCCACATTCTCGCACAGCCAATCGCATACGCCTACGGTGGTGGTCAAAAACCTTTCCGAAGCCCAAAAACTTGCAGGCTATATCCGAAAAGAAAAAGGAAAGGCTGAATTTTATACCGAGTTTGAAGGACAGTTTTCTGAAGGTTTCGATCCTGAAAAGGACCTCGAAAAAATTGGTGTGGTGAACCAAACCACGATGCTTGCAGCAGAAACGCAAGAAATTGCAGACTACCTCAAAAAGGAAATCATGGAGCATTATAAAATCTCGGAAGAGCTAAGCCCGCTGCATTTTGCCAATACCCGCGATACACTCTGCTACGCCACAAATGATAACCAAGAAGCTACGAAAGCCTTGATTGAGCAAAAGGCCGATTTGGCCATCGTAGTGGGTGGGTACAACAGTTCGAATACCAGCCACTTGGTTGAACTTTGCGAAGAAAGCCATAAAACCTACTTTGTTGGTTCTGCCGAAAGCCTCATTTCTTCGCAAGAGATTGAACATTTTGACCTCCAGAACAAAAAAATTATTCGCAGTAGCAACTACATTCCAGAGCAAAATAAGGTCACTATTTTGCTCACTTGTGGGGCCTCTTGCCCCGATGCGGTCATGGAACGCGTACTGCTAAAGATTGTGGATTTTTTTGACAATACCCGTCCTTTGGATGACGTTATTTCTAAGTAA